The Macrobrachium nipponense isolate FS-2020 chromosome 1, ASM1510439v2, whole genome shotgun sequence genome includes a window with the following:
- the LOC135219365 gene encoding uncharacterized protein LOC135219365, which produces MAKVWLLFTLVAGLSTYVMSQGSIDPPADVSFNDFGSLVPGKINENIDTILRKFSKSMPSRLELGNIDDMFAYDCFLLGLDNGFRREGDAFLESPESTAMFLFGITTGRMTVECSWKTDMVILIFTGKFRANTDKVIIKANMTLEIEPGAEPQLQDLRVTHMDRVYTEISGAGFLNWLGEKFLNGLVNGARTTVIREIETDVRERLQKTLSVFRLPSL; this is translated from the exons ATGGCGAAGGTGTGGCTGCTGTTTACGCTGGTTGCTGGCCTATCGACGTATGTGATGAGTCAAGGCTCAATAGATCCCCCCGCCGACGTGTCCTTCAACGACTTCGGCAGCCTCGTCCCCGGGAAAATCAACGAGAATATTGATACCATCTTGAGGAAATTCTCCAAGTCTATGCCAAG CCGGCTGGAACTGGGCAACATCGACGACATGTTCGCCTACGACTGCTTCTTGCTGGGCCTCGATAACGGCTTCAGGAGGGAAGGAGACGCCTTCCTCGAGAGTCCCGAGTCGACGGCCATGTTCCTCTTCGGGATCACGACGGGCAGGATGACCGTCGAGTGCTCTTGGAAAACGGAT ATGGTCATTCTGATCTTCACAGGGAAATTCCGAGCCAATACCGACAAGGTCATCATCAAAGCTAACATGACTTTGGAGATTGAACCTGGAGCAGAGCCTCAACTCCAAG ATTTGAGGGTGACGCACATGGACCGAGTCTACACCGAGATCTCAGGCGCTGGATTCCTGAACTGGCTGGGAGAGAAGTTCCTGAACGGGCTGGTCAACGGTGCCAGGACCACCGTCATCCGGGAGATCGAGACCGACGTCCGGGAGAGGCTTCAAAAGACCCTGTCTGTCTTCAGGCTTCCGTCTTTATGA